The window AATAAGATGGATTTGGTTTCATCAGAAACGGTCACCATGATGTTTTTAATCACTCCCTTGCGCTCAATCCTGGTAAAGGATACCCTGATGTATTTGGTACTGACCACACCTTCTTTATCGGTGAAGATCTTGACGCGTTCCACAGGATTCAACTGGTTCACGACCTCCTCATCCATGTCTGGATTGAACAAGTGTCGCATGAACATTTCCAGTGCTTCGAGCTCACGAGGTATGATCAAAGGCCGCATGAAGCTTGAAAAGTTCTCTCCTGCAATCTTATTGGTGTCGAAAATGGATTCCATCGCTTTGGAATACAAACGACTGATCTTGAATTGCTTATCAAGCAAGAAAATTCCTTGCTGTACATTTTCAAATACAACCTGGGATTGCTTGTAAATATTCTCGTAGAGATAACGGGCTTTGTCTCGTTCCTTTTTCAGCGCAATGTGAGATTTACGAATCTCTTCAACCATCGAGTTGAACGTACGTGCGTATTGTCCAATCTCATCTTTGGTATCAATCTTGACTTTTTTGGTGAAATCGCCTGCAGAGATCTTACGCGTAAAACGCTCAAGGAGACTTACATTATCCAGCAGATTCGATACTACAGTGGTCATCAACCAGAAGGCAATCACACCAATCGCAACATCAACGATTAGGAAGGTCCAAAAAGTCTTGAAGACATCATCCGCTATGGCATTGGTCGTACTGTAGATGGTATCAGACATGTAATCCTCTACTTTCTTCAAGGCATTGATCTTAGTGGTACTGACTTCATACCAATAGGAAGGATCGGTATTAAGGTCCTGATTTGAAAACAGCACTTGTCTCAATCGGGCTACTTCATCAATGTGAGGCCCTTGCACCACAATGGCGTGTTGCTCTTTGGATTCGAGGCTAGCGATCGTCAGAAACGCGTCCAAATATGAATTTTGCTGTGATACCAACGTCGTGAAACGATTGTACATTTCAAAATCCATGACCTTGTGCGAAAATGCCTGCGTACCTACGGCTCTTTCTATACTGGCATACTCCTTCGACTTCAGGTAGTTGATCATCGCATGGACTTGTTGCGCAATTTCTTTGTCCCTCGTCTCATTGATCAAATCACTCACTGTATTCAAGGCCGTCGTATTGATCACTGAGAAGTACTCAATAGACTGATCTGAACTCACTTTCAGGTTATCAACCTGATCACGAATCTCATTGATGCGATCGAAGTGACTTCTCAATCGTTCCAGATCATCTCCATGAATATTGAGCAGGTCTTTGAATTCAGGTTTGATAAGTTCGCTATAAAATTGCTGGATCGTGCTGTCTGTTTTGTGGCGTTGCTCACTGAGGACCGCCGCAAAATCTCCTCCTTCATTAGCAATATATCCGGAAGAGATACTTCGTTCTCGTTGCAATTCATGTACAACATGGTTGACCTCAACACCCAAAAGAATGGCACGGTTGAGTCTCACTGCATCGTTATAATCGAGATAACTGTGTCGAATCTGTAAATAATCGAAACAGATAATCGTAATGATCAGTGGTACGATGACCACTGCAAATTTCTTACGAATTGATAAATTATATAGGTAGCGCATGAACAGGTAAAAATGTTCCTTTAATGCCCGGAATGCAAATTCCTAGAGCACTCTATCAACTACAGCCAACAAATCTTCTGAAGTGAAAGGCTTAACAATGTAGTCTTCCGCACCAAGTTCCTTTCCTTTATTGACTACCGTTTGCTGCCCAACGGCGGAGACCATGACCACTTTGGATTCCAGGCCTTCTTCCTTAAGCACCTTCAATATTTCAAAACCCATCATATCCGGCAAAATATTGTCGAGTGTGATTAGGTCTGGTTGCAATTCCATTGCCAGGTCGATCGCTGTTTCTCCGTTGGCTGCTTCTCCAACGATTTCAAAGCCTTTTTCTTCTAAGGCAGTTTTGATTAACGATCTCATGTAGATTGAGTCATCTACGATTAATACTTTTTTTGCCATGGCGATTTATTCCTTCGTCTTAGTCTGATTAGTAGTGTGTCTTTACAAAAATAGAATTCAAAGTTTCTGCTTGATTCGATCAACCAGATCATTTTGGAAAATCCAGATAAAATCCGGAGAAATGTTCAATTCAGCACCGTGAAACAAGGCTTTGAAATGAACCATAGAATCAAACTCAGTAGCTTCATTGGCTAAATACTGGTTTACTTCATCCGCTTTCATGATCTGCAATGAAGGGACATGTCCAAAAATATCAACACCGAGGAAATTCGCAAATTCAGTAATGACTGCTGCTGCCACCATGTTGTCAATTTCCGTCAGGAATCCTGTTTTCATCATCTGATTCTGCGCACTGTCAGATTCTAACACCACCGGAGGGAGGCAAGCTGCACATACTCTGGCCACATCCTCTTCCGAAAAGATCAAATGACTTGTACCCCTTAGATCACCTATTAATTCGGTCTTGATGACCTGTACGGCTTGATCTGATTCATAGTCAATCACTGGGCTGTCGCCCACCTTTTCACCATAGGATACTTTCTTCAGCGTGATAGGGCTTTGCAGAATCATTTCCATCGAGGCCTTCGCCATGGATAGTCCATCAAAAATTAATTTGGTGGCAACTTCCATTTCATCTGCTTCAAAACTTTTTAGCATTTCTTAGATTTTCAGGTTAGTCCGGATTCCCGGAAGCAAGGTTCTTAACATTTTATTAGCTGGATAATTTTATTGTGAGATAAGCAATTTCTTCTAATTTATATTAATCATTCAATTCTTCTACCTGATTTGGGATTTTGGTGATCTGAATGACCATTTTTAATGTATCACCTGGTCAATCACCTCTCTCAATCGGGCCTATCTATGCTTTTAATTCACCAATGGCATTCCCCAGATCTTCTTCCGTGATCGGCTTGGTCAGGTACTTATCCACATTAAGCTCCCTTGCTTCTTCTATCATCGAAGGCTTGGCCATGGAAGTGATCATAATTACTTTCATGTGCGGGTAATGCTTTTTCACGACTTTGAGAACATCCAATCCAGTCATATCTGGCAATACCATATCCAGCGTCAGAATCTTTGGTTCTAATTGTTCGATCATTTCCAAAGCTTCCTCTCCATTTGAAGCCAATCCACATACCTCCAGTCCCATGCCTACCACAACCCTCTGGATGGTGGACCGAATAAAAGAAGAATCATCTACAATCAACACACTCATGGCGACAAGGGTTTTTGGTAGACTCTGGTTTGCAAGTCTTTTACTTTGAAAAGGGTCTTTCCATAGTCCGGCATAATATCATAATAACCAATAATAAGATACCCTCCCGGCTTCAATGCCTGATAAAGCAGATTCAGCACTTTGGTTTTGAGCTTGTCATCAAAGTAGATCATGACATTGCGACAAAAAATGATCTCAAATCGCTCATGCATCGGGTCGG of the Cytophagales bacterium genome contains:
- a CDS encoding nitrate- and nitrite sensing domain-containing protein; the encoded protein is MRYLYNLSIRKKFAVVIVPLIITIICFDYLQIRHSYLDYNDAVRLNRAILLGVEVNHVVHELQRERSISSGYIANEGGDFAAVLSEQRHKTDSTIQQFYSELIKPEFKDLLNIHGDDLERLRSHFDRINEIRDQVDNLKVSSDQSIEYFSVINTTALNTVSDLINETRDKEIAQQVHAMINYLKSKEYASIERAVGTQAFSHKVMDFEMYNRFTTLVSQQNSYLDAFLTIASLESKEQHAIVVQGPHIDEVARLRQVLFSNQDLNTDPSYWYEVSTTKINALKKVEDYMSDTIYSTTNAIADDVFKTFWTFLIVDVAIGVIAFWLMTTVVSNLLDNVSLLERFTRKISAGDFTKKVKIDTKDEIGQYARTFNSMVEEIRKSHIALKKERDKARYLYENIYKQSQVVFENVQQGIFLLDKQFKISRLYSKAMESIFDTNKIAGENFSSFMRPLIIPRELEALEMFMRHLFNPDMDEEVVNQLNPVERVKIFTDKEGVVSTKYIRVSFTRIERKGVIKNIMVTVSDETKSILLQQHLEEAEAKKKQETEQVLSILKIDPSVMRGFLFNSKKTLNMISERYEKNDGENYRDLLDYTFETIHNLKGNASVIGLELMSAKFHSIEDSIGKLKERNVRGKDFLSILYEIDEADRMMVDMSEMLRKVANIYRKLPSEGQVVSNIMVINTLEKGVENISKELKKTMGFKFLNDTNVVIPEEYINPFKDIMIQLIRNTIVHGIEEGSVRKEKGKTKKGHITIELDQEPSSGEYLIHYYDDGEGLNHEKIRKKAIDRNLVTEFQSKKLSKQETEELIFENGFSTSEKADQNSGRGQGMNLIKTIVDENHGSFSVTGDGYFDMQIKLPPVFQDSEEEAEITS
- a CDS encoding response regulator, encoding MSVLIVDDSSFIRSTIQRVVVGMGLEVCGLASNGEEALEMIEQLEPKILTLDMVLPDMTGLDVLKVVKKHYPHMKVIMITSMAKPSMIEEARELNVDKYLTKPITEEDLGNAIGELKA
- a CDS encoding response regulator translates to MAKKVLIVDDSIYMRSLIKTALEEKGFEIVGEAANGETAIDLAMELQPDLITLDNILPDMMGFEILKVLKEEGLESKVVMVSAVGQQTVVNKGKELGAEDYIVKPFTSEDLLAVVDRVL